In Pantoea phytobeneficialis, one genomic interval encodes:
- a CDS encoding ABC transporter permease, with amino-acid sequence MKAYVAKKVLSLPLIIFGVSIIVFIAIRALPGDPARLMAGPEAPQEAVDNMRIRLGLDQPLPLQYAKFALEALHGNLGMSLQSQRPVMTEISERLPYTLSLAALAYLLAIAIGVPAGMTGAIYRQRIPDQVVMVLTIAGASIANFWLALLAMNYFAVQLGWLPLLGADSWRNYIMPTVTLAILPMAMIARMTRSSMLDVLSQDYIRTAKAKGLSARSIHWKHALRNALIPIVTIVALNFGSLIGGAVVTESVFNWPGIGRLLVDSVRYRDYPVIQGVTLVAVTGVVLMNLVGEILIGLLNPKIRFD; translated from the coding sequence ATGAAAGCCTATGTCGCGAAAAAGGTGCTGTCACTGCCGCTGATTATCTTTGGCGTGTCAATCATCGTGTTTATCGCCATCCGCGCGTTGCCGGGCGATCCGGCACGCCTGATGGCCGGGCCGGAAGCGCCGCAGGAAGCGGTGGATAATATGCGCATCCGGCTGGGTCTGGATCAGCCGCTGCCGCTGCAATATGCCAAATTTGCCCTGGAAGCGTTGCACGGCAATCTTGGCATGTCGTTGCAGTCGCAGCGTCCGGTGATGACTGAAATCAGTGAACGCTTGCCCTATACCTTGTCGCTGGCGGCGCTGGCCTATCTGCTGGCCATCGCCATCGGTGTCCCCGCCGGAATGACCGGGGCAATCTATCGTCAGCGTATCCCGGATCAGGTGGTGATGGTGCTGACCATTGCCGGAGCCTCGATTGCCAACTTCTGGCTGGCATTGCTGGCGATGAACTATTTCGCGGTGCAACTTGGCTGGCTGCCATTGCTGGGGGCGGATTCGTGGCGCAACTACATTATGCCGACGGTGACGCTGGCGATTTTGCCAATGGCGATGATCGCCCGTATGACACGCTCCAGCATGCTTGATGTATTGAGTCAGGATTATATCCGCACCGCCAAAGCCAAAGGGTTATCGGCACGCAGCATTCACTGGAAGCATGCCCTGCGTAACGCATTGATCCCCATCGTTACCATTGTGGCATTAAACTTCGGTAGCCTGATTGGCGGGGCGGTCGTAACGGAGTCGGTGTTCAACTGGCCAGGCATTGGCCGTTTGCTGGTGGATTCAGTGCGCTATCGTGATTACCCGGTAATTCAGGGGGTGACGCTGGTGGCGGTGACCGGTGTGGTACTGATGAACCTGGTGGGTGAGATCCTCATCGGGTTGCTGAATCCGAAAATAAGGTTCGACTGA
- a CDS encoding ABC transporter ATP-binding protein: MSVLCIENLTVAFRHDEGWREVVKGVSFDIHAGETLAIVGESGSGKSVTSMAIMRLLNARHARISGKVLLNGVDLLGLSEAAMRDIRGNAVAMIFQEPMTSLNPSFTIGHQIAEALITHRKITKRAAREETIRLLEKVRIPNAAKRFDDYPHHFSGGMRQRVMIAMALALRPRLLIADEPTTALDVTIQGQILDLIKTLQEEEGTAVLFITHDMGVVAEVADRTLVMYQGEKVESGTTAEIFSAPAQAYTRRLIATVPQLGAMRGIDGPRKFADDATTTYTLPSASAPPLLSVKNLSTRFDIREGLLSRKTGAVHAVENISFVLLPGETLSLVGESGCGKSTTGRSLTRLTAATSGQIEFDGYDVLNLSASELRKLRCAMQMIFQDPFASLNPRMSVEEALIEPYLQHRLGSKAQAIQKAAALMERVGLSAAMMKRYPHEFSGGQRQRICIARALMLDPKMIIADESVSALDVTVKAQIINLLLDLQQSLGLSYLFISHDMAVVERVSHRVAVMLLGEIVEIGPRAAIFDNPQHDYTRKLLASVPVPDPARRQLKRQIEVSELKSPIRPLDYVPETRRYREVSAGHWVME, from the coding sequence ATGAGCGTGCTGTGCATTGAAAACCTGACGGTGGCATTCCGCCATGATGAGGGCTGGCGTGAAGTGGTCAAAGGCGTCTCATTTGATATTCACGCCGGTGAAACGCTGGCGATTGTCGGCGAGTCCGGTTCAGGTAAAAGTGTCACCTCGATGGCAATTATGCGGCTGCTCAATGCTCGCCATGCGCGGATTAGCGGCAAAGTGCTGCTGAACGGGGTGGATTTACTGGGTTTAAGCGAAGCGGCAATGCGCGATATCCGTGGTAATGCGGTGGCGATGATTTTCCAGGAGCCGATGACCAGCCTGAATCCCTCTTTTACCATCGGCCACCAGATTGCGGAAGCGTTGATAACCCATCGCAAAATCACTAAACGCGCTGCGCGTGAAGAAACCATCCGCCTGCTGGAAAAGGTACGCATCCCTAATGCGGCCAAACGTTTTGATGACTATCCCCACCATTTTTCCGGCGGTATGCGTCAGCGGGTCATGATTGCTATGGCGCTGGCGCTGCGTCCCCGGCTGTTGATTGCCGATGAACCCACCACCGCACTGGACGTCACCATCCAGGGGCAAATTCTCGATCTGATTAAAACCTTGCAGGAAGAGGAAGGCACCGCTGTCCTGTTTATCACCCACGACATGGGGGTGGTGGCCGAGGTGGCGGATCGTACGCTGGTGATGTATCAGGGGGAGAAAGTGGAAAGCGGCACCACCGCCGAGATTTTCTCCGCCCCGGCACAGGCGTATACCCGCAGACTGATCGCCACCGTGCCACAGCTCGGAGCCATGCGCGGGATTGACGGGCCACGTAAGTTTGCTGACGACGCGACAACCACTTACACCCTGCCCTCCGCCTCCGCTCCCCCGCTGCTTTCGGTCAAAAATCTCAGCACCCGCTTTGACATCCGCGAAGGTTTGTTAAGCCGTAAAACCGGTGCTGTCCACGCCGTCGAAAATATCTCTTTTGTGTTGCTGCCGGGTGAGACGTTGTCACTGGTGGGAGAATCCGGCTGTGGTAAATCCACCACCGGGCGTTCCCTCACCCGTCTGACCGCCGCGACATCCGGCCAGATTGAGTTTGACGGCTACGATGTGCTGAACCTTTCCGCCAGCGAATTACGCAAACTGCGTTGTGCGATGCAGATGATTTTCCAGGATCCGTTTGCCAGCCTGAACCCACGTATGTCGGTGGAGGAAGCGTTGATCGAGCCGTATTTGCAGCATCGACTGGGCAGCAAAGCGCAGGCGATTCAGAAAGCCGCCGCATTGATGGAGCGTGTCGGGCTGTCGGCGGCGATGATGAAACGCTATCCGCATGAGTTTTCCGGCGGTCAGCGTCAGCGTATCTGCATTGCCCGTGCGCTAATGCTCGATCCTAAGATGATCATTGCAGATGAGTCAGTCTCGGCGCTGGATGTGACGGTGAAAGCGCAAATCATCAACCTGCTGCTGGATTTGCAGCAAAGCCTGGGGTTGTCGTATCTGTTTATTTCTCACGATATGGCAGTGGTGGAGCGCGTCAGCCACCGGGTGGCAGTGATGTTATTGGGCGAGATTGTCGAGATCGGCCCACGCGCCGCGATTTTCGACAACCCGCAGCATGACTACACTCGCAAGCTGCTGGCATCGGTACCGGTGCCCGATCCCGCCAGACGCCAGTTAAAGCGACAGATTGAGGTCAGCGAGCTGAAAAGCCCGATCCGACCGTTGGATTATGTCCCGGAAACGCGGCGCTATCGCGAAGTTAGCGCCGGACATTGGGTGATGGAGTGA
- a CDS encoding ABC transporter substrate-binding protein, with protein MESTLKRFRVITLAGCMMSLFASASAFASQLVIMQNEPPRSMDPGNQTATFTGTVLDPMYEGLTRLGDDGKIVPALALSWSTDASGLNWTFKLRPNVKFHDGTPFNADAVVENFQRHLDTKRGLAASGKIRTFVQDVKKIDDLTVTFQLKKINPAFLTILASGPGLMVSPQADKAGSINNKADGTGPYKLVQYKSGEFVLEKKNPDYWGKSSGPDEIKWTWSSEPSVMNMALQSGQVDIINPVPPQFAGMLKNNPNVNLKQSPGAAVFWVDLNTQSKALSDVRVRQALNFATDQPALSKAVMFGYAQPANSALAPVDANYDKDLHDYPYDVQKAKDLLKAAGYPDGFAMSIAVQAPDARTAQVLQGMWAKVGVKLNVRQMESGVWTKAAFADGKEKAAQGTDAVLASWSSGLYGSDLQLRPLYHTNSFAPGGANLGFFTDKQTDDLIDTAASTMDDAKRKALYFEAQKRISGLAPQVLLFYQDDLYAARKNISGVTMQPGGQLVVRDAVKN; from the coding sequence ATGGAAAGCACACTTAAGCGTTTCAGAGTCATTACTCTCGCGGGCTGCATGATGTCGTTATTTGCCAGCGCCTCCGCCTTTGCCAGCCAACTGGTTATTATGCAGAACGAACCTCCGCGCAGCATGGATCCGGGCAACCAGACCGCCACCTTTACCGGTACCGTGTTGGATCCGATGTACGAAGGCCTGACGCGTCTCGGTGATGACGGAAAGATTGTCCCGGCACTGGCGTTGTCCTGGAGCACGGATGCCAGCGGCCTGAACTGGACATTCAAACTGCGCCCGAACGTGAAATTCCATGATGGCACGCCGTTTAATGCCGATGCGGTGGTGGAAAACTTCCAGCGCCATCTCGATACCAAACGTGGTCTGGCGGCCAGCGGTAAAATTCGCACCTTTGTTCAGGATGTGAAGAAAATCGACGATCTGACGGTGACTTTTCAGCTGAAGAAAATAAACCCGGCATTTTTAACCATTCTGGCTTCGGGGCCGGGCTTAATGGTGAGTCCACAGGCGGATAAAGCGGGCAGTATTAATAATAAAGCCGATGGCACCGGGCCGTATAAATTGGTGCAATACAAATCGGGTGAATTTGTGCTGGAGAAAAAGAACCCGGACTACTGGGGTAAATCATCCGGCCCGGACGAAATTAAATGGACATGGAGCAGCGAGCCTTCGGTGATGAATATGGCGTTGCAATCCGGGCAGGTCGATATTATTAACCCGGTGCCGCCTCAATTTGCGGGCATGTTAAAAAACAATCCCAACGTTAACCTGAAACAATCACCGGGTGCCGCCGTGTTTTGGGTTGATCTGAATACCCAAAGTAAAGCGTTAAGCGATGTCCGCGTGCGTCAGGCGTTGAACTTCGCCACCGATCAGCCGGCGTTGAGTAAAGCGGTGATGTTTGGCTACGCGCAACCTGCCAACTCGGCACTGGCCCCGGTCGATGCCAACTACGATAAAGACCTGCATGATTACCCGTATGATGTGCAAAAAGCCAAAGATCTGCTGAAAGCGGCGGGTTATCCCGACGGTTTTGCCATGTCGATTGCCGTACAGGCACCCGATGCGCGTACCGCGCAGGTGTTACAAGGCATGTGGGCTAAGGTGGGGGTGAAACTCAATGTGCGCCAGATGGAAAGCGGCGTCTGGACCAAAGCGGCTTTTGCCGATGGTAAAGAGAAAGCGGCGCAGGGCACCGATGCGGTACTGGCGTCCTGGTCCTCCGGTCTCTATGGCTCCGACCTGCAACTGCGCCCGCTGTACCACACCAACAGCTTTGCGCCTGGCGGTGCCAACTTAGGCTTTTTCACCGATAAGCAAACCGATGATCTGATCGACACTGCGGCGTCGACGATGGATGACGCCAAACGCAAGGCGTTGTACTTCGAGGCGCAAAAGCGCATCAGCGGCCTCGCCCCGCAAGTGTTGCTGTTTTATCAGGATGATCTTTATGCCGCGCGAAAAAATATCAGTGGAGTCACCATGCAGCCCGGCGGTCAGCTGGTGGTGCGCGACGCGGTAAAAAATTAA
- a CDS encoding LysR substrate-binding domain-containing protein, which yields MEKVPISLDSDALRSFVLGIETGSFALAAQQLCRSTSAVSAQLKKLEQQCGTPLVEKRGRHLVLTPGGEILMSYARRLLTLNDEAWRAVRGELLQGDVRIGMQEDFGESLMPGILGPFSRQHAGVRISARVDRNQPLLQAIATDSLDMALLWQGDNLPASSERLGQCPLAWIAAAEWDVAALLACGEPLPLVMFEAPCLMRTRAIAALEQAGVAWRVVFTSHSLSGVWAAVRAGLGVTLRSQIGLPAGLRVINGQLPTPGTLGIALLQKNSADPAQQLLGQLMAEAVSGYLLS from the coding sequence ATGGAAAAGGTTCCGATCTCACTCGACAGCGACGCGTTGCGCAGCTTTGTGCTGGGTATTGAGACAGGTAGCTTTGCGCTGGCGGCGCAGCAGTTATGTCGCTCGACCTCGGCGGTTAGCGCCCAGTTAAAAAAACTGGAGCAACAGTGCGGCACGCCGTTGGTTGAGAAACGTGGCCGCCATCTGGTGTTGACACCCGGTGGCGAGATCCTGATGAGCTATGCGCGTCGTCTGCTGACGCTGAACGATGAAGCCTGGCGCGCAGTACGCGGCGAGTTGTTGCAGGGTGACGTGCGCATCGGCATGCAGGAGGATTTTGGTGAATCGCTGATGCCGGGAATTCTTGGTCCATTCAGTCGTCAACATGCTGGCGTGCGCATTAGCGCGCGCGTCGATCGCAACCAACCGTTGTTGCAGGCGATCGCCACAGACAGCCTGGATATGGCATTGTTGTGGCAGGGGGATAATTTGCCCGCCAGCAGCGAACGCCTGGGCCAGTGCCCCCTGGCGTGGATTGCGGCTGCCGAATGGGATGTGGCTGCGCTGCTGGCTTGTGGTGAACCGTTGCCGTTGGTGATGTTCGAAGCGCCATGCCTGATGCGCACGCGCGCCATTGCTGCGCTGGAGCAGGCCGGAGTGGCGTGGCGTGTGGTGTTTACCAGTCATAGCCTGAGCGGCGTCTGGGCGGCGGTCCGGGCCGGACTCGGCGTCACGCTGCGCAGCCAGATTGGCTTACCCGCCGGATTGCGGGTGATCAACGGACAACTGCCGACGCCAGGAACGCTGGGTATTGCGTTGTTGCAGAAAAATAGCGCAGATCCCGCACAACAACTGCTGGGCCAACTGATGGCCGAGGCGGTCAGCGGTTATCTGCTGTCATAA
- a CDS encoding ROK family transcriptional regulator — protein MLNAHQQQIIRLLIASHGMSRTAIAQNMKLSKAAISTLIKEMLHAGLVEESIPEASGQGRPSVLLKMRADSAYFLGASLLGEAITLVLIDMHGRALANRVLPLNLDPEQLTHAIADAIPPLVAAQGISTDQLIGLGVTLSGFVDEHQAVCVQSALLGWKDVPLAEMLKARTGLEVSLENDAKALAVSEKIFGLAKKVRNFTLISHSDGIGSAHFFQGQLHRGAHGAAGEIAHCTIEPGGRPCRCGKRGCLDTLASLTAIRENMRDKAIAAQTLPELEIQAAKGSRAAIAILHQAGNALGLAIANIVQMNDPELIVIAHHPGAFDGLLQTVVMQAIDANVLPSIMGKTPISTIVLDDESWARAAASVAAYRFLIHLPE, from the coding sequence ATGCTCAATGCCCATCAGCAACAAATTATCCGTCTGCTTATCGCGTCACATGGCATGAGCCGCACCGCTATCGCGCAGAACATGAAACTGAGTAAGGCGGCGATTAGCACCCTGATTAAAGAGATGCTGCATGCCGGTTTAGTGGAAGAGAGTATTCCCGAAGCGTCAGGCCAGGGCCGTCCGTCGGTGTTGTTAAAAATGCGTGCCGACAGCGCCTATTTTCTCGGGGCCTCGTTACTCGGCGAGGCCATTACCCTGGTGTTGATTGATATGCATGGACGGGCCCTGGCAAACCGCGTATTGCCACTGAATCTCGATCCTGAGCAATTAACCCACGCGATTGCCGACGCGATCCCCCCACTGGTGGCAGCACAGGGGATTTCCACTGACCAATTGATCGGTCTTGGCGTCACCCTTTCTGGTTTTGTCGATGAACACCAGGCCGTGTGCGTCCAGTCTGCGCTGCTGGGCTGGAAAGACGTGCCGCTGGCGGAGATGTTGAAAGCACGCACCGGGCTGGAGGTATCGCTGGAAAACGATGCCAAGGCTCTGGCGGTCAGCGAGAAAATCTTCGGTCTGGCAAAAAAAGTACGCAACTTCACCCTGATTTCGCACAGCGACGGCATCGGTTCTGCGCATTTTTTTCAGGGGCAACTGCACCGTGGCGCGCATGGCGCAGCCGGTGAAATTGCCCACTGCACCATTGAACCGGGTGGCCGCCCCTGCCGTTGTGGCAAGCGCGGTTGCCTCGATACGCTGGCCTCGTTAACTGCCATCCGCGAAAACATGCGTGACAAGGCGATCGCGGCCCAGACGTTGCCAGAGCTGGAAATCCAGGCGGCGAAAGGCAGCCGCGCGGCCATTGCCATTCTGCACCAGGCGGGGAATGCTCTCGGCCTGGCCATCGCCAATATCGTGCAGATGAACGACCCGGAACTGATCGTCATTGCCCATCATCCCGGTGCGTTTGATGGGTTGCTGCAAACGGTGGTGATGCAGGCAATTGATGCCAATGTCCTGCCCTCCATCATGGGCAAAACACCGATCTCGACCATCGTACTGGACGATGAAAGCTGGGCCAGAGCCGCTGCCAGCGTGGCGGCCTATCGATTCCTCATTCATTTACCCGAGTAG
- a CDS encoding M81 family metallopeptidase → MRIAFGGIHTECSTYNPVLNYADDFRILRGDELTASPYFAFLADYDATFLPTFHARAIAGGPVARVTYDDFKQDFLSRLAALLPVDGVYLAMHGAVYVEGMEDAEGDWITATRELVGDDCPITVSYDLHGNVTQRIIDAIDMFSTYRTAPHIDVEETMRRSVSMLVKSLHSGVKPGVVWAPIPVVLPGERTSTEDEPAKSLYARLPGINAIDTVWDASLMVGYVWADEPRATAAAIMTGTDADVLAEQAAKLALAYWQARDEFVFGCVTGSTEECVRMAIASPTHPVILADSGDNPTGGGVGDRADMLAELLRQQAQGVIVAGITDKPATDAAFAAGPGATLSLTVGATLDPAGGKASAEFVVKNLVDDARSIAKQAVLQTGGITLVVADRRRPYHNLADFSLLGLDPASANIVVVKSGYLSPELAPLANPNLMALSEGVVDQYVERLERKRMTQPAYPFDTDFDFLPVSTLSARFVPETHQ, encoded by the coding sequence ATGCGCATTGCTTTTGGTGGTATTCATACGGAGTGCAGTACTTATAACCCGGTGCTGAATTATGCTGATGACTTCCGCATTCTGCGCGGTGATGAATTAACGGCCAGTCCGTACTTTGCCTTTCTGGCCGATTACGATGCCACTTTTCTGCCTACCTTCCACGCCCGCGCCATTGCCGGTGGTCCGGTAGCGCGGGTGACGTACGACGATTTTAAACAGGATTTTCTCAGCCGCCTCGCCGCGCTGCTGCCGGTGGATGGTGTCTATCTGGCGATGCACGGCGCGGTCTACGTTGAAGGGATGGAAGACGCTGAAGGTGACTGGATTACCGCCACCCGCGAGCTGGTCGGCGACGATTGCCCGATCACCGTCAGTTATGACCTGCACGGTAACGTTACTCAACGCATTATCGATGCCATCGATATGTTCTCCACCTACCGCACCGCGCCGCATATCGACGTGGAAGAAACCATGCGTCGTTCGGTGTCGATGTTGGTGAAAAGCCTGCACAGCGGCGTGAAACCCGGCGTGGTTTGGGCACCGATCCCGGTGGTGCTGCCTGGTGAGCGCACCAGTACCGAAGATGAACCGGCGAAAAGCCTGTATGCGCGCCTGCCCGGGATTAACGCCATCGACACGGTGTGGGATGCCTCCCTGATGGTGGGCTACGTCTGGGCTGACGAACCGCGCGCCACCGCAGCGGCGATCATGACCGGCACCGATGCCGATGTGCTGGCGGAACAGGCAGCAAAACTCGCGCTGGCTTACTGGCAGGCACGGGACGAATTCGTGTTTGGCTGTGTCACCGGCAGCACCGAGGAGTGCGTGCGCATGGCGATTGCCAGCCCCACCCATCCGGTGATCCTCGCCGACTCCGGTGACAATCCAACCGGCGGTGGCGTCGGCGATCGCGCCGATATGCTGGCCGAACTGCTCCGTCAGCAGGCGCAAGGGGTGATCGTCGCGGGCATTACCGATAAACCGGCCACCGACGCGGCCTTTGCAGCCGGCCCGGGTGCCACGTTGTCGCTTACCGTTGGCGCCACACTCGATCCTGCTGGCGGTAAAGCCAGCGCCGAATTTGTCGTAAAAAATCTGGTGGATGATGCGCGTTCTATCGCGAAACAAGCGGTGCTGCAAACCGGCGGTATCACCCTGGTGGTGGCCGACCGACGCCGCCCTTACCACAATCTTGCGGACTTCAGCCTGCTCGGCCTCGACCCGGCAAGCGCAAATATTGTGGTGGTGAAATCCGGCTATCTGTCGCCGGAACTGGCCCCCCTGGCAAATCCTAACCTGATGGCGTTGTCGGAAGGGGTGGTTGATCAATACGTTGAGCGGCTGGAGCGTAAGCGCATGACCCAACCGGCTTACCCGTTCGACACCGATTTTGACTTTCTGCCGGTCAGCACCTTATCCGCCCGTTTTGTGCCTGAGACACACCAATGA
- a CDS encoding ROK family protein has product MNTVICFDLGGSFIKLGKVQGDGELTLLGQEKMPTSAWPEFIRLMRSMIEQHHAHFSASSPVAISTAGIVTPDSGEIFASNIPAFHQRKLAQELSVELQRQVVVHNDADCFTLAEALAGAGKGHKVVFGAILGSGVGGGLVADGRIIIGQNGLTGEWGHGPIALTEVEIAGEWHRLPRLSCPCGQKGCLDSWGGARGMENLHRVLHGEMATSIDIIARWQQQEALAEKTISAWLQLVGQPLAYCINMTGASVVVVGGGLASVTPLIAALDDVVQGYVLRRSTQPLVVPGRFAHDGGMRGAALLAKQTR; this is encoded by the coding sequence ATGAATACAGTGATTTGTTTCGATTTAGGAGGTTCGTTTATCAAACTGGGGAAAGTGCAGGGAGACGGTGAACTGACCTTGCTCGGTCAGGAGAAGATGCCGACCAGCGCCTGGCCTGAATTTATCCGGCTGATGCGCAGCATGATCGAGCAGCATCACGCGCATTTTAGCGCCAGCAGCCCGGTGGCGATCTCCACTGCCGGTATTGTCACACCGGATAGCGGTGAAATCTTTGCCAGCAATATTCCGGCCTTTCATCAACGTAAACTGGCGCAGGAGTTGAGCGTTGAATTGCAACGTCAGGTAGTGGTGCATAACGACGCTGATTGTTTCACCCTGGCGGAAGCCTTAGCCGGGGCGGGAAAGGGGCATAAGGTGGTGTTTGGTGCCATCCTGGGTTCTGGCGTGGGTGGTGGTCTGGTGGCTGATGGCCGCATTATCATCGGGCAAAATGGTTTAACCGGTGAATGGGGACATGGCCCGATCGCCCTGACCGAGGTAGAAATTGCCGGTGAGTGGCATCGCCTGCCCCGTTTGTCCTGTCCCTGTGGACAAAAAGGGTGTCTGGATAGCTGGGGCGGTGCTCGCGGCATGGAGAATCTGCACCGGGTGTTGCATGGCGAAATGGCGACCAGTATCGATATTATCGCGCGCTGGCAACAACAGGAGGCGCTGGCGGAGAAAACCATCAGCGCCTGGTTGCAACTGGTGGGGCAACCGCTGGCGTACTGTATCAATATGACCGGCGCATCGGTGGTGGTGGTCGGCGGCGGGCTGGCATCTGTGACGCCATTGATTGCTGCGCTGGATGACGTGGTGCAAGGGTATGTGTTGCGCCGTAGCACCCAGCCGCTGGTGGTGCCGGGACGCTTTGCCCATGATGGCGGGATGCGGGGCGCGGCGCTGCTGGCAAAGCAAACGCGATGA
- a CDS encoding ABC transporter permease, whose product MNSFETTVLPRRSRSRKLLHFLAMYPSIAIGGGLVLLVVLAALLAPWITHWDPIEQDLLNTLQAPSAAHWFGTDDYGRDIFSRVIFGARISLFEVCLSVAISMVIGIPLGIISGLAGRKLDAAIMWLMDIIFAFPGIVLAILIVSVLGEGLTNMLIAISLFSIPVYARLSRNLTLGLKNMEYIEAAHMLGVRYPRIITHYILRNSIGPLIVQSTLTAGAVVLSAASLSFLGLGVQPPMPEWGTMMSDGRNFLGLNIYVSLFPGLAILITVLGFNVLGDGLRDVMDKRL is encoded by the coding sequence ATGAACAGCTTCGAAACGACCGTGCTGCCGCGTCGCTCGCGCAGCAGAAAATTGCTGCACTTTCTGGCGATGTATCCGTCAATTGCGATCGGGGGCGGGCTGGTGTTGCTGGTGGTGCTGGCTGCGTTGCTTGCTCCCTGGATCACCCACTGGGACCCGATTGAACAGGATCTGCTCAACACCTTACAGGCTCCCTCCGCCGCCCACTGGTTTGGCACTGATGATTATGGTCGGGATATTTTCTCGCGCGTGATTTTTGGCGCGCGTATCTCGCTGTTTGAGGTGTGCCTGAGCGTGGCGATTTCGATGGTGATCGGTATTCCGCTTGGCATTATCTCGGGTCTGGCGGGGCGTAAACTGGATGCGGCAATCATGTGGCTGATGGACATCATCTTCGCCTTTCCCGGTATCGTACTGGCGATTCTGATTGTCAGCGTGTTGGGCGAAGGCTTAACCAATATGCTGATCGCCATCTCGTTGTTCTCCATCCCGGTGTATGCACGTCTGAGCCGCAATCTGACGCTGGGACTGAAAAATATGGAGTATATCGAGGCGGCGCATATGCTGGGAGTGCGCTATCCGCGCATTATCACCCACTATATTTTGCGTAACTCGATTGGCCCGCTGATTGTGCAATCCACCCTGACGGCGGGGGCGGTGGTACTCTCTGCCGCCAGCCTGTCGTTTCTGGGATTGGGGGTGCAGCCCCCCATGCCGGAATGGGGCACCATGATGAGCGATGGTCGCAATTTTCTCGGTCTGAATATCTACGTGTCACTTTTCCCTGGTCTGGCGATTTTGATTACCGTACTCGGCTTTAACGTGCTGGGTGACGGCTTACGCGATGTGATGGATAAGCGTTTATGA
- a CDS encoding carboxymuconolactone decarboxylase family protein, with product MAKSLDRDSLQRVAPKLAQLTQDVLFGDIWQRSVLTPRERSLITLATLAALGRVQQLPWHLQFAAENGLTRDELAELFTHLAFYAGWPAAVAALTCLDEENI from the coding sequence ATGGCAAAATCCCTCGATCGTGACTCGCTGCAACGGGTCGCCCCCAAGCTGGCACAGCTAACGCAAGACGTATTGTTTGGTGATATCTGGCAGCGATCGGTTCTGACGCCCCGCGAGCGCAGCTTAATCACCCTGGCGACGTTGGCGGCGCTGGGACGGGTGCAGCAGCTGCCCTGGCACCTGCAATTTGCGGCGGAAAATGGCCTGACGCGCGACGAACTGGCAGAACTCTTCACCCATCTGGCGTTTTACGCGGGTTGGCCCGCCGCCGTGGCGGCCTTAACCTGTCTTGATGAGGAGAACATCTGA
- a CDS encoding tautomerase family protein, with the protein MPVTRIMVREGWCDADLQTLSETLHEVLVAEFSVPPTDRFQIIETLPATRFIYDRHYLSGGRSDRYVLFSLVAGKSRTTAQKRAFYRVLSERLQQRLNLDPDDVMVVIQQTSAEEWSFSRGEMFDLSMIK; encoded by the coding sequence ATGCCCGTAACCCGAATTATGGTACGCGAAGGCTGGTGTGACGCAGATTTGCAAACCTTGTCCGAGACATTGCATGAGGTGCTGGTGGCGGAATTCAGCGTACCGCCAACCGACCGCTTTCAAATCATCGAAACCCTGCCAGCAACACGATTTATTTATGACCGCCACTATCTGAGCGGCGGACGCAGCGATCGCTACGTGTTATTTAGCCTGGTAGCCGGTAAATCGCGAACGACTGCGCAAAAACGCGCCTTTTACCGGGTGTTAAGTGAACGTCTGCAACAGCGGCTGAACCTCGATCCTGATGACGTCATGGTGGTCATTCAACAAACCAGCGCCGAGGAGTGGAGCTTTAGCCGCGGAGAGATGTTTGATTTATCGATGATAAAATAA